The Clostridium sp. AWRP genome has a window encoding:
- the acsB gene encoding acetyl-CoA decarbonylase/synthase complex subunit alpha/beta, whose translation MNLFQTVFTGSKQALAAAEGIVKQAVDEKGRDYKVAFPDTAYSLPVIFAATGKKITNVGELEGALDIVRSLIVEEEMLDKLLNSGLATAVAAEIIEAAKYVLSDAPYAEPCVGFISDPIIRSFGVPLVTGDVPGVAVVLGEFPDSETAAKVIKDYQSKGLLTCLVGKVIDQAIEGKVKMGLDLRVIPLGYDVTSVIHIVSFAIRAALIFGGIKGGQLNEILKYTAERVPAFVNAFGPLSELVVSAGAGAIALGFPVLTDQVVPEVPTLLLTQKDYDKMVKTSLEARNIKIKITEIPIPVAFAAAFEGERIRKNDMLAEFGGNKTKAWELVMCAEQGEVEDHKIEVIGPDIDTIDKAPGRMPLGMLVKVSGTNMQKDFEPVLERRLHYFLNYIEGVMHVGQRNLTWVRIGKEAFEKGFRLKHFGEVIYAKMLDEFGSVVDKCEVTIITDPGKAEELEGKYAVPRYSERDARLESLVDEKVDTFYSCNLCQSFAPAHVCIVTPERLGLCGAVSWLDAKATLELNPTGPCQAVPKEGVVDENLGIWEKVNETVSKISQGAVTSVTLYSILQDPMTSCGCFECITGIMPEANGVVMVNREFGATTPLGMTFGELASMTGGGVQTPGFMGHGRQFIASKKFMKGEGGLGRIVWMPKELKDFVAEKLNKTAKELYDIDNFADMICDETIATESEDVVKFLEEKGHPALKMDPIM comes from the coding sequence ATGAATTTATTTCAAACTGTATTCACTGGTTCAAAGCAGGCTTTAGCAGCTGCTGAAGGCATAGTTAAGCAAGCTGTTGACGAGAAGGGTAGAGACTATAAAGTAGCATTTCCTGATACTGCATATTCATTACCAGTAATTTTTGCAGCTACAGGAAAAAAGATAACTAATGTAGGAGAATTGGAAGGTGCATTAGATATAGTAAGAAGTTTGATAGTTGAGGAGGAAATGCTTGATAAGCTTTTAAATTCAGGACTTGCAACAGCTGTTGCAGCAGAAATTATAGAAGCTGCAAAGTATGTCCTTTCAGATGCTCCTTATGCAGAACCATGTGTAGGATTTATCTCAGATCCAATAATTAGATCATTTGGAGTACCGCTTGTTACAGGTGATGTTCCAGGTGTAGCAGTTGTACTTGGAGAATTCCCAGATTCTGAAACTGCAGCAAAAGTAATAAAAGATTACCAATCAAAAGGATTACTTACTTGTTTGGTAGGTAAAGTAATAGATCAGGCTATAGAAGGCAAAGTTAAGATGGGACTTGACTTGAGGGTTATTCCACTTGGATATGATGTTACATCCGTAATTCATATTGTAAGTTTTGCTATAAGAGCTGCGCTTATATTCGGAGGAATTAAGGGCGGACAGTTAAATGAGATATTGAAATATACAGCAGAAAGAGTACCTGCTTTTGTAAATGCATTTGGACCATTAAGCGAACTTGTAGTTTCAGCAGGTGCAGGAGCTATAGCACTTGGATTCCCTGTACTAACTGATCAGGTTGTACCGGAAGTTCCTACATTGTTGTTGACTCAAAAAGATTATGATAAAATGGTTAAAACTTCATTAGAAGCTAGAAATATAAAGATAAAGATAACTGAGATTCCAATTCCGGTTGCTTTTGCAGCAGCATTTGAAGGTGAAAGAATAAGAAAGAATGATATGCTTGCAGAGTTTGGTGGAAATAAGACTAAAGCTTGGGAATTAGTTATGTGTGCAGAGCAGGGAGAAGTTGAAGATCACAAGATAGAAGTTATAGGACCAGATATAGATACTATAGATAAGGCTCCTGGAAGAATGCCTCTTGGAATGCTTGTTAAAGTAAGTGGAACAAATATGCAGAAGGATTTTGAGCCAGTGCTTGAAAGAAGACTTCACTATTTCTTAAACTATATAGAAGGAGTAATGCATGTTGGTCAGAGAAATCTTACTTGGGTAAGAATAGGTAAGGAAGCTTTTGAAAAAGGATTTAGATTGAAACATTTTGGTGAAGTAATATATGCTAAGATGTTAGATGAATTTGGTTCAGTTGTAGATAAATGTGAGGTAACTATAATAACTGATCCAGGTAAAGCTGAAGAATTGGAAGGCAAATATGCTGTACCAAGATATTCAGAAAGAGATGCAAGACTTGAATCATTAGTTGATGAAAAAGTTGATACTTTCTATTCATGTAATTTGTGTCAATCATTTGCACCTGCACATGTATGTATAGTAACTCCTGAAAGACTTGGACTTTGCGGTGCAGTTTCATGGCTTGATGCTAAAGCTACACTTGAATTAAATCCAACAGGACCATGTCAGGCAGTTCCAAAAGAAGGCGTGGTTGATGAAAATTTAGGTATTTGGGAAAAAGTAAACGAAACTGTTTCAAAAATTTCTCAGGGTGCTGTAACTAGTGTTACATTATACAGTATATTACAAGATCCAATGACTTCATGTGGATGTTTTGAGTGTATTACAGGTATAATGCCAGAAGCAAATGGTGTTGTAATGGTAAACAGAGAATTTGGTGCAACAACTCCTCTTGGAATGACATTTGGTGAACTTGCATCCATGACAGGTGGTGGAGTTCAGACTCCAGGATTTATGGGACATGGAAGACAATTCATAGCTTCAAAGAAGTTTATGAAAGGTGAAGGCGGACTTGGTAGAATAGTTTGGATGCCAAAAGAATTAAAAGACTTTGTTGCAGAAAAATTAAATAAGACAGCAAAGGAATTATATGATATAGATAATTTTGCAGATATGATTTGTGATGAAACTATAGCTACAGAATCTGAGGATGTAGTAAAATTCTTGGAAGAAAAAGGTCATCCTGCATTAAAGATGGATCCAATAATGTAG
- the acsE gene encoding carbon monoxide dehydrogenase/acetyl-CoA synthase methytransferase subunit — protein sequence MDKFMIIGERIHCISPSIRKAIEERNPEPIFKRAKEQLDAGANYLDFNIGPARKDGEEIMQWGVKALQSEFDNVPLALDTTNKKAIEAGLKVYNREKGKPIINSADAGERIGNIDLAAEYDAMSIALCAKEGITKDNDERIAYCTEMLEKGMGLGMEPTDLLFDPLFLVIKGMQDKQKEVLEAIKLISDMGLRTCCGLSNVSNGAPKEIRPIMDATFAAMAIQCGLTSAIMNPCDKRLMETIKTCDVVNGAVLYADSYLEL from the coding sequence ATGGATAAATTTATGATCATAGGCGAAAGAATTCACTGCATATCTCCATCTATAAGGAAGGCTATTGAGGAGAGAAATCCTGAACCAATATTTAAAAGAGCAAAAGAACAATTGGATGCAGGAGCTAATTATCTAGATTTTAATATAGGACCAGCAAGAAAAGATGGAGAAGAAATAATGCAGTGGGGTGTTAAGGCTCTTCAAAGTGAATTTGACAATGTTCCACTAGCACTTGATACAACAAATAAGAAGGCTATAGAGGCAGGACTTAAAGTTTACAATAGAGAAAAAGGAAAACCTATCATAAATTCTGCAGATGCAGGAGAAAGAATTGGAAATATAGATTTAGCTGCAGAGTATGATGCTATGAGCATAGCACTTTGTGCAAAAGAAGGAATAACAAAAGATAATGATGAAAGAATAGCATATTGTACAGAAATGCTTGAAAAAGGTATGGGTCTTGGAATGGAGCCTACAGATTTACTGTTTGATCCATTATTTTTAGTAATAAAGGGCATGCAGGATAAACAAAAAGAAGTATTAGAGGCTATTAAATTAATAAGTGATATGGGTCTTAGAACTTGCTGTGGATTAAGCAATGTTTCAAATGGAGCACCTAAGGAAATAAGACCAATAATGGATGCAACTTTTGCAGCTATGGCAATACAATGTGGTCTTACTTCTGCAATAATGAATCCATGTGATAAGAGATTAATGGAGACAATAAAGACTTGTGATGTTGTAAATGGTGCTGTTTTATATGCAGATTCTTACTTAGAGTTATAA
- the acsC gene encoding acetyl-CoA decarbonylase/synthase complex subunit gamma, translating into MALTGLNIFKLTPKKNCKDCGFPTCLAFSMKVAAGAVEIGKCPHMSDEAMEKLAEATAPIMKTITIGKGDNEYKLGGETVLFRHEKTFVNRNRFAVAFSDSMDDAEVDAKIQHIKDVDYVRIGEQMKTEFAAIKYAGNKDKYLALINKIKASGVKVAYALVCEDAAVMKEALPLVKDENPLVYGANKDNFKEMVELVKGDKLALGVKADGLEALYSLVEEIQKLGYKNLVLDPGGKSIKEAFENTVQIRRINIQGQDRTFGYPSILFLDELTKADKFMEVALSTLFTLKYGSLLVLSDMDYARALPLYSIRQNVFTDPQKPMTVDLGIHGINNPDENSPVLCTVDFALTYFLVSGEVERSKVPVWMVIPDAGGYSVLTSWAAGKFTGAAIADEIKKCGISEKTKNRTLLIPGKVAVLKGELEELLPDWNIVISSTEAMFIPKLLKELTAK; encoded by the coding sequence ATGGCTTTAACAGGATTAAATATATTTAAATTAACACCAAAAAAGAATTGTAAGGATTGTGGTTTTCCTACTTGTCTAGCTTTTTCAATGAAAGTAGCAGCAGGAGCCGTAGAAATAGGAAAATGTCCTCATATGAGTGATGAGGCAATGGAAAAATTAGCTGAAGCTACTGCACCAATTATGAAGACAATAACTATTGGTAAGGGAGATAATGAATATAAATTAGGTGGAGAAACTGTTTTATTCCGTCATGAAAAAACTTTTGTAAATAGAAATAGATTTGCAGTTGCATTTTCTGATAGTATGGATGATGCCGAAGTAGATGCTAAGATCCAACATATAAAAGATGTAGATTATGTTAGAATCGGTGAACAAATGAAAACCGAATTTGCTGCAATAAAATATGCAGGAAATAAAGACAAATATCTTGCTTTGATAAATAAAATAAAGGCAAGTGGAGTAAAGGTAGCTTATGCTCTAGTTTGTGAAGATGCAGCAGTAATGAAAGAAGCTCTTCCACTAGTTAAAGATGAAAATCCATTAGTTTATGGAGCTAATAAAGATAACTTCAAAGAAATGGTTGAACTTGTAAAAGGAGATAAATTAGCTTTAGGTGTAAAGGCAGACGGATTGGAAGCTCTTTATAGTTTAGTAGAAGAAATACAAAAATTAGGATATAAGAACTTAGTACTTGATCCAGGTGGAAAATCCATTAAAGAAGCTTTTGAAAATACAGTTCAAATTAGAAGAATAAATATTCAAGGTCAGGATAGAACTTTTGGATATCCTTCTATACTATTCCTAGATGAACTTACTAAGGCTGATAAATTTATGGAAGTAGCTTTATCTACATTATTTACTTTGAAATATGGCTCATTACTTGTTTTAAGTGATATGGATTATGCAAGAGCACTTCCTCTTTATAGTATAAGACAGAATGTATTTACAGATCCACAAAAACCAATGACAGTTGATTTGGGTATACATGGAATTAACAATCCAGATGAAAACTCACCAGTATTATGTACTGTTGACTTTGCCCTTACTTACTTCCTAGTTTCAGGAGAAGTTGAAAGATCTAAAGTTCCAGTATGGATGGTTATACCAGATGCAGGCGGATATTCTGTTCTTACATCTTGGGCTGCAGGTAAATTTACTGGTGCTGCAATAGCTGATGAAATAAAGAAGTGTGGAATATCAGAGAAGACTAAGAACAGAACTCTTTTAATCCCAGGAAAGGTTGCAGTTTTGAAAGGTGAATTAGAGGAACTTCTTCCAGACTGGAATATAGTAATTAGTAGTACAGAAGCTATGTTTATTCCTAAGTTATTAAAAGAGTTAACTGCTAAGTAG
- the acsD gene encoding acetyl-CoA decarbonylase/synthase complex subunit delta, giving the protein MFKKPTQKFSGKIGEVEIGTGEKTLKLGGESVLPFYTFDGDTGNTPKVGMEILDVYPEDWIDPLKDIYKDVAKDPAKWAQFVEEKYSPDFICLRLISADPNGTDAAPEDCAKTAKAVVEAIKTPLVIAGTGNHEKDAKLFEKVAQETEGHNILLMSAVEDNYKTVGAAGVMAYNDKAVAESSVDINLAKQINILMNQLGIDNTKFVDNVGCAAGGYGYEYVISTLDRVKLAALGQNDKTLQIPIISPVSFEACKVKEAMDSEEDSPQWGSQEDRTISMEVATASGILASGSDAVILRHPKSVEVIRNFIKELLG; this is encoded by the coding sequence ATGTTCAAAAAACCAACACAAAAATTTTCAGGCAAAATTGGTGAAGTTGAAATTGGAACAGGAGAAAAAACATTAAAATTAGGAGGAGAATCAGTATTGCCATTCTATACTTTTGATGGAGATACAGGAAATACCCCAAAAGTGGGTATGGAAATTTTAGATGTATATCCAGAAGATTGGATAGATCCTTTAAAAGATATATATAAGGATGTTGCAAAAGACCCTGCTAAATGGGCACAATTTGTAGAAGAAAAATATAGTCCAGATTTTATATGCTTGAGGCTTATAAGCGCTGATCCAAACGGTACAGATGCTGCACCAGAAGATTGTGCTAAAACAGCTAAAGCAGTAGTTGAAGCTATAAAAACTCCATTAGTAATTGCAGGTACAGGAAACCATGAAAAAGATGCAAAATTATTTGAAAAAGTTGCTCAGGAAACTGAAGGACATAATATACTTTTAATGTCTGCAGTAGAAGATAACTATAAGACAGTAGGAGCTGCAGGTGTAATGGCTTATAATGACAAAGCTGTAGCTGAATCTTCAGTTGATATAAACCTTGCAAAACAGATAAATATTTTAATGAATCAACTTGGAATAGACAATACAAAGTTTGTTGACAACGTAGGATGTGCAGCAGGTGGATATGGTTACGAATATGTTATATCAACTTTAGACAGAGTAAAACTTGCAGCACTTGGTCAAAATGATAAAACTCTTCAAATTCCTATAATAAGCCCTGTTTCTTTCGAAGCTTGTAAGGTAAAAGAAGCAATGGATTCAGAAGAAGATTCACCACAATGGGGAAGTCAGGAAGACAGAACAATTTCCATGGAAGTTGCAACAGCATCCGGAATATTAGCGTCAGGAAGCGATGCTGTAATATTACGTCATCCAAAATCTGTAGAAGTAATTAGAAACTTTATTAAGGAATTATTAGGTTAA
- a CDS encoding AAA family ATPase: MGYKIAVAGKGGTGKTTLTGLLIDYLTKKGSGPILAVDADANANLNEVLGTDIEETIGEIKEDVNRKSLEGDNFPGGMMKADYLKYKLNASVAEGDGYDLIVMGRSQGPGCYCYVNGILKAQVDSLSGNYDYIVVDNEAGMEHLSRKLIDPIDTLFLISDCSRRGIQAVGRIKRLVAELKLTVGQIFLIVNRAPEGKLNSGIKEEIKKQELDLVGVVPMDQMVYQFDSDGKALVELPEDSSCRKALNEILSKIQFKN; this comes from the coding sequence ATGGGATATAAAATAGCTGTAGCAGGTAAGGGTGGTACCGGCAAAACTACTTTGACAGGTCTTTTAATAGATTATTTGACAAAAAAAGGTTCAGGACCTATTTTAGCAGTAGATGCTGATGCAAATGCTAATTTAAATGAAGTACTTGGAACAGACATTGAAGAAACTATTGGAGAAATAAAAGAGGACGTAAATAGAAAATCACTTGAAGGGGATAATTTTCCTGGAGGTATGATGAAAGCAGATTATTTAAAGTATAAATTAAATGCATCAGTAGCTGAAGGAGACGGTTATGACCTTATCGTTATGGGAAGATCCCAGGGACCAGGATGTTATTGTTATGTTAATGGAATACTTAAAGCACAAGTGGATTCACTTTCTGGTAATTATGATTACATAGTAGTTGATAATGAAGCAGGAATGGAACATTTGAGTAGAAAACTTATAGATCCTATTGATACTCTATTTCTGATAAGCGATTGTTCCAGGAGAGGCATACAGGCTGTTGGAAGAATAAAACGGTTAGTTGCTGAACTAAAGTTAACAGTTGGCCAAATCTTCCTTATTGTAAATAGAGCTCCAGAAGGTAAATTGAATTCAGGAATAAAAGAAGAAATAAAAAAGCAAGAACTGGATTTAGTAGGAGTTGTGCCGATGGACCAAATGGTCTATCAATTTGATTCAGATGGAAAAGCATTAGTAGAGCTGCCAGAGGATTCTTCATGCAGAAAAGCATTGAATGAAATACTATCAAAAATTCAATTCAAAAATTAA
- the lpdA gene encoding dihydrolipoyl dehydrogenase has translation MKVVVIGGGPGGYVAALQAAILGADVTVVEKKYVGGTCLNVGCIPTKALLASTDILSAVKQASKFGINIEGEVKPDFDAIMQRKDKVVDQLVKGIEFMFEHRGVKLVRGAGKLISNKEVEVTKQDGSKESITADKIILATGSVPVTPGVFKYDGKKVITSDEVLNLEKLPKSMILVGGGPIGCEIGFFLNSMGVEVKVVEALPHLAPLEDEDVAKQLQRIFKQHKIKYFVGDGITSVDVKGDTVTATLGSGKVLEAETLLIAVGRRAYADGLGLDDIGIKKDQKGRIIVNEYLETNVEGVYAIGDLIPTAALAHVASREGIVAVQNAVLDKKKKMSYKAVPGCTFVEPEIASVGMKEKDAEKAGIEYKVGKFDFRGLGKAQAMGKFQGFVKIITDEKDVIIGAAIVGDRATDMISELGVACELGLTAERVGEVIHPHPTLSEAMMEALHDVHKQCVHSVD, from the coding sequence ATGAAAGTAGTTGTAATTGGTGGAGGACCAGGAGGATATGTAGCTGCACTGCAAGCTGCTATTTTAGGTGCAGATGTTACTGTAGTTGAAAAGAAATATGTAGGAGGGACTTGTTTAAATGTTGGATGTATACCTACAAAAGCATTACTTGCTTCTACAGATATTTTAAGTGCGGTAAAACAAGCATCAAAATTTGGAATTAATATTGAAGGTGAAGTAAAACCTGATTTTGATGCAATTATGCAGAGAAAAGATAAAGTGGTAGATCAACTTGTAAAAGGTATAGAATTTATGTTTGAACATAGAGGAGTAAAGCTTGTAAGGGGAGCAGGAAAACTTATAAGCAATAAAGAGGTAGAGGTTACAAAGCAGGATGGATCTAAAGAGTCCATAACGGCAGATAAAATTATACTTGCTACTGGTTCTGTACCTGTTACTCCTGGAGTATTCAAGTATGATGGTAAAAAGGTTATAACTTCAGATGAAGTTTTAAATTTGGAGAAACTTCCAAAGTCAATGATACTAGTTGGTGGAGGTCCTATAGGATGTGAAATAGGATTCTTCTTGAATAGTATGGGAGTAGAAGTTAAGGTAGTTGAAGCTCTTCCACATCTTGCACCGCTTGAAGATGAAGATGTTGCAAAACAACTTCAGAGAATTTTTAAACAGCATAAGATAAAATATTTTGTAGGTGATGGTATAACTAGTGTAGATGTTAAAGGTGATACAGTAACTGCTACATTAGGAAGCGGAAAAGTTTTAGAGGCTGAAACACTTCTTATAGCAGTAGGAAGAAGGGCTTATGCTGATGGCTTAGGTTTGGATGATATAGGTATTAAAAAAGATCAAAAAGGAAGAATAATTGTAAATGAATATTTAGAAACTAATGTAGAGGGAGTTTATGCAATAGGTGATTTAATTCCTACTGCTGCTCTTGCACATGTAGCTTCAAGAGAAGGTATTGTAGCTGTTCAAAATGCAGTTTTAGATAAAAAGAAGAAGATGAGTTACAAAGCAGTACCTGGCTGTACATTTGTAGAACCAGAAATAGCTTCTGTAGGTATGAAAGAGAAAGATGCTGAAAAAGCAGGAATCGAGTACAAGGTTGGAAAATTTGATTTTAGAGGACTTGGAAAAGCTCAAGCTATGGGTAAATTCCAGGGATTTGTAAAGATTATTACAGATGAAAAGGACGTAATAATTGGAGCTGCTATTGTAGGTGATAGGGCAACAGATATGATTTCAGAATTAGGTGTTGCTTGTGAGCTTGGTTTAACAGCAGAACGAGTTGGTGAAGTTATTCATCCACATCCAACTTTGTCTGAGGCAATGATGGAAGCTCTTCATGATGTACACAAACAATGTGTTCATTCTGTTGATTAA
- a CDS encoding methylenetetrahydrofolate reductase, translating into MSLLKEAFEKGEFAITAEMAPPKGTDLSHLIECAKKIKGRVQGVNVTDFQSATLKATSLATCKVLKDAGLEPVFQITGRDRNRIAIQGELLSAGVFGIENVLALTGDYTATGDHPGAKPVYDLDSVGILQVASILNGGKDMGGTDLKGKPDFFLGACVTPRYDPLELQVIKMKKKIKAGAKFFQTQAVYDMETLKKFKEETKAQGVDAKVMVGIIPLKSAGMAKYMNKNVPGIFVPDELIDRMKNAEDKVQEGIKIAGEFIKTVKESGLCDGVHIMAIGAEENVPLILDEAGL; encoded by the coding sequence ATGAGCTTATTGAAGGAAGCTTTTGAAAAGGGAGAGTTTGCAATTACAGCTGAAATGGCACCTCCAAAGGGAACGGATCTTTCTCATTTAATTGAATGTGCCAAAAAGATAAAAGGAAGAGTTCAAGGAGTTAATGTAACGGATTTCCAATCTGCTACGTTAAAAGCTACATCTTTAGCTACTTGTAAAGTATTAAAAGATGCAGGATTAGAACCTGTATTTCAAATAACAGGAAGAGATAGAAACAGAATAGCAATTCAGGGAGAATTGTTATCTGCGGGTGTTTTTGGAATTGAAAATGTTTTAGCTCTTACTGGAGATTATACTGCTACAGGAGATCACCCTGGTGCAAAGCCAGTTTATGATCTAGATAGTGTTGGAATATTACAGGTGGCAAGCATTTTAAATGGTGGAAAAGACATGGGTGGAACTGATTTAAAAGGGAAACCAGATTTCTTTTTAGGGGCCTGTGTTACACCTAGATATGATCCGTTAGAGCTTCAAGTTATAAAGATGAAGAAGAAAATTAAAGCTGGAGCTAAATTCTTTCAAACTCAAGCTGTTTATGATATGGAAACTTTAAAGAAATTCAAAGAAGAGACTAAAGCTCAAGGTGTAGATGCTAAAGTTATGGTAGGCATAATACCTTTAAAGTCGGCTGGTATGGCTAAATACATGAATAAAAATGTACCTGGTATATTCGTACCTGATGAACTTATAGATAGAATGAAGAATGCTGAGGATAAAGTTCAAGAAGGCATAAAGATAGCAGGAGAATTTATAAAGACCGTAAAAGAATCAGGACTTTGCGATGGAGTTCATATAATGGCAATTGGTGCGGAAGAAAATGTGCCATTAATATTGGACGAAGCAGGATTATAA
- a CDS encoding methylenetetrahydrofolate reductase C-terminal domain-containing protein has translation MIISEKKSFDELLDYLKDSEKVVITGCSLCATTCKVGGEEEVLAMKAKLEEQGKKVLGYKILDPSCNLLKTRKDLKSLKAELKEADAVVSLACGDGTQTVAKLVKIPVYPGNNTMFIGEVERVGQYAEACKACGSCQLGWTGGICPITMCAKGLLNGPCGGARDGKCEVDPENDCAWILIYNKLKELGKLDNLDKIRDPRDYQISAHPRKINLNAK, from the coding sequence ATGATTATTTCAGAAAAAAAATCTTTTGATGAATTATTGGATTACCTTAAGGACAGTGAAAAAGTAGTAATCACAGGATGCTCTTTATGTGCAACTACTTGTAAAGTAGGCGGAGAAGAAGAAGTATTAGCAATGAAAGCCAAGTTAGAAGAACAAGGTAAAAAAGTTTTAGGATATAAAATACTTGACCCTTCCTGCAATCTTTTAAAAACAAGAAAAGATTTAAAGTCCTTAAAAGCTGAATTAAAAGAAGCAGATGCAGTTGTATCTCTAGCTTGTGGTGATGGGACTCAAACTGTAGCAAAATTAGTAAAGATTCCCGTTTATCCAGGTAATAACACTATGTTTATAGGTGAAGTAGAAAGAGTTGGGCAATATGCAGAAGCTTGTAAAGCTTGTGGAAGTTGTCAGCTTGGATGGACAGGAGGAATATGTCCAATTACAATGTGTGCAAAGGGACTTTTGAATGGACCTTGCGGTGGTGCAAGAGATGGTAAATGTGAAGTTGATCCTGAAAATGATTGTGCTTGGATATTGATATATAACAAATTAAAAGAACTAGGAAAGCTAGACAATCTAGACAAGATAAGAGACCCAAGAGATTATCAAATAAGTGCTCATCCTAGAAAAATAAATTTAAATGCTAAGTAG
- a CDS encoding tetrahydrofolate dehydrogenase/cyclohydrolase catalytic domain-containing protein, with the protein MGQIIKGKPVADAISETLTKEVNDLKVKGITPKLTLVRVGANGSDLAYEKGALKKCEKIGIEAVVKELPADISQDKFIKELKKINEDKTVNAIMVFRPFPKQLDESVIKYIIAPEKDVDCFSPVNVAKLMEKDTTGFAPCTPSAVIEILKHYEVPMKGKNAVIVGRSMVVGKPACMLLLNENATVTVCHSKTTDMPKVCSQADILVVGIGKAKMIDSKYVKDGAVVIDVGINVDESGKLCGDVDTEDCEAKASMITPVPGGVGSVTSSILAQHIVKACKLQNNL; encoded by the coding sequence ATGGGTCAGATAATTAAAGGTAAACCAGTGGCAGATGCTATAAGTGAAACTTTAACTAAAGAAGTTAATGATTTAAAGGTAAAGGGTATTACTCCAAAACTTACATTAGTAAGAGTTGGAGCAAACGGAAGTGACCTTGCTTATGAAAAAGGAGCTCTAAAAAAGTGCGAAAAAATTGGAATAGAGGCAGTTGTTAAAGAGCTACCAGCAGATATATCACAAGACAAGTTTATTAAAGAATTGAAAAAAATAAATGAGGACAAGACTGTAAATGCAATAATGGTATTCAGACCATTTCCTAAGCAATTAGATGAAAGCGTTATAAAATATATAATCGCCCCTGAGAAAGATGTAGATTGCTTTAGTCCTGTAAATGTTGCTAAATTGATGGAAAAAGATACAACAGGGTTTGCACCTTGTACACCATCTGCTGTTATAGAAATTCTTAAGCATTATGAAGTTCCTATGAAGGGAAAAAATGCAGTTATAGTAGGAAGATCAATGGTAGTTGGAAAACCAGCGTGCATGCTCTTATTAAATGAAAATGCTACAGTTACCGTATGCCATTCAAAAACTACTGATATGCCAAAGGTTTGTTCCCAGGCAGACATACTGGTAGTAGGCATAGGAAAAGCTAAAATGATAGATTCAAAATATGTAAAAGATGGTGCCGTAGTTATAGATGTAGGCATAAATGTAGATGAAAGTGGAAAGTTATGTGGAGATGTAGATACAGAAGACTGTGAAGCAAAAGCTTCAATGATAACACCAGTTCCTGGAGGAGTAGGCTCAGTTACGTCATCTATACTTGCACAGCATATTGTAAAAGCCTGTAAGCTACAAAATAACCTATAA
- a CDS encoding cyclodeaminase/cyclohydrolase family protein: MKLADKSCTDFIEVLASKAATPGGGGGSAITGAIGMALGGMVCNLTIGKKKYAQYDEKVKGILKRSNELQAELLKMMDADAECFLPLSKAYGMPKDTEEQKKIKEETLEKCLKQACSVPVSIVKQAYEAIKLHEALVDNCSKLAISDVGVGVQCLRAAIIGAQLNVIININSIKDQEYVKKVKAETEPLVEEGIKIADKVYEKVVSALSK; this comes from the coding sequence ATGAAATTAGCAGATAAAAGTTGCACAGATTTTATAGAAGTTCTTGCATCTAAAGCTGCAACTCCTGGTGGAGGCGGAGGATCAGCTATTACAGGTGCTATAGGAATGGCACTTGGAGGCATGGTATGTAACCTTACAATAGGAAAGAAAAAGTATGCACAGTATGATGAAAAGGTAAAAGGCATACTTAAAAGATCTAATGAGCTTCAAGCAGAGCTTTTAAAGATGATGGATGCAGATGCAGAGTGTTTTCTACCACTTTCAAAGGCTTATGGAATGCCGAAAGACACTGAAGAGCAGAAAAAAATAAAAGAAGAAACTCTAGAAAAGTGTCTAAAACAAGCATGTAGTGTTCCAGTAAGTATTGTTAAACAAGCTTATGAAGCAATAAAACTCCATGAGGCACTTGTAGATAACTGTTCCAAACTTGCAATAAGTGATGTTGGTGTAGGAGTTCAGTGTCTAAGAGCTGCTATTATTGGAGCACAGCTTAATGTCATAATCAACATTAATTCCATTAAAGATCAGGAATATGTTAAAAAGGTAAAAGCAGAGACGGAACCTTTAGTTGAAGAAGGCATTAAGATTGCAGATAAGGTATATGAAAAAGTAGTTAGTGCACTTTCCAAATAA